From the genome of Haloplanus sp. XH21, one region includes:
- a CDS encoding DUF6735 family protein, whose amino-acid sequence MGHRALVAYERTDGQYTLHYTHWGAADLKMKYRITAETPFGGDDTDSKWAKQLFTELADGLEAEAVDGYLADKDRPSTVVEPKPRATGLTLDEIVADHLDYLHHEAFFVVSTTFEVTAYRTLWFGLQYDSETVEQGETVGNGALATVRWYDGEPVGDGHLQGQFAALKDVVGDMLDKGVFTPSTARQYLKRKLAERVGDRQELLIPTGESPFEKASGGQS is encoded by the coding sequence ATGGGCCACCGCGCACTCGTTGCGTACGAACGAACTGACGGACAGTACACGCTCCACTACACTCACTGGGGTGCTGCAGACCTGAAAATGAAGTACCGCATCACGGCCGAAACACCGTTCGGTGGCGACGACACCGACTCCAAGTGGGCGAAACAGCTCTTCACGGAGTTGGCCGATGGCCTCGAGGCAGAAGCCGTCGACGGCTACCTCGCCGACAAGGATCGACCATCGACGGTCGTCGAGCCGAAGCCCCGCGCCACCGGACTCACCCTCGACGAGATCGTCGCTGACCATCTCGACTACCTCCACCACGAGGCGTTCTTCGTGGTGTCGACGACGTTCGAGGTGACCGCCTATCGGACGCTGTGGTTCGGGCTCCAGTACGACTCGGAGACAGTCGAACAGGGAGAGACGGTCGGGAACGGCGCGCTCGCGACGGTGCGCTGGTACGACGGCGAGCCGGTCGGCGACGGCCACCTACAGGGACAGTTCGCGGCCCTCAAAGACGTCGTCGGCGATATGCTCGACAAGGGCGTCTTCACACCGTCGACGGCAAGACAGTACCTGAAACGGAAGCTCGCTGAGCGAGTCGGAGACCGACAGGAGCTGCTCATTCCGACCGGAGAATCGCCCTTCGAAAAAGCGAGTGGCGGTCAGTCCTAG
- a CDS encoding IS5 family transposase: MKRDGLGVQTKTSRFAKTVVSLAKKAVAGEPAPAYRPGKDGYADWVILAVQAFKEYLNHDYRKLMDVLREMPRVAETLDLTVETLPHFSTICARKQEIPMKRWRAILDASAELYELGDIQAIDATGVDRVQASQHYAKRTDYTFEAVKTTLLIDCETSAILDIHCSTKQPHDTQVGWQVLVRNLDDLTAVAADKGYDWEALRTKLRSENITPLIPQRGPGFRGWARNLLIHDRGYNQRSNAESVFFGLRQRYDETLWARTWFGQFRELVMKSAVRNIERVIEGSTR; this comes from the coding sequence CTGAAGCGGGACGGATTGGGTGTGCAAACCAAGACCTCCCGCTTCGCAAAGACGGTTGTATCGCTCGCCAAAAAAGCCGTCGCTGGCGAGCCAGCTCCGGCATACCGACCCGGAAAAGACGGGTATGCCGACTGGGTGATTCTCGCTGTTCAGGCCTTCAAAGAGTACCTCAATCACGATTACCGGAAACTAATGGACGTTCTGCGAGAAATGCCGAGAGTTGCAGAAACACTCGATTTGACGGTTGAGACGCTTCCTCACTTCTCCACGATCTGTGCGCGGAAGCAGGAGATCCCGATGAAGCGGTGGCGAGCGATTCTCGACGCGTCGGCTGAACTGTACGAACTCGGAGATATCCAAGCAATCGACGCAACCGGCGTGGATCGTGTCCAAGCTAGCCAGCACTACGCGAAACGGACAGACTACACGTTTGAGGCGGTGAAGACCACGCTGCTCATCGATTGCGAAACAAGTGCGATCCTAGATATACACTGTTCGACGAAACAACCGCACGATACACAGGTCGGCTGGCAAGTGCTGGTGCGGAATCTCGACGACTTGACGGCTGTGGCGGCTGATAAGGGATACGACTGGGAAGCGCTTCGGACGAAATTACGGTCTGAAAATATCACACCGCTGATTCCGCAGCGCGGCCCCGGTTTTCGGGGATGGGCGAGGAATTTACTCATTCACGATCGGGGCTATAATCAGCGCTCAAACGCTGAATCAGTGTTTTTCGGATTGCGCCAGCGATACGATGAGACGCTGTGGGCGAGAACGTGGTTTGGTCAGTTCCGAGAACTTGTCATGAAATCAGCGGTGCGAAACATCGAACGCGTAATCGAGGGGTCAACCCGCTGA
- a CDS encoding glycosyltransferase family 2 protein: MASREIQENDQQTPPVQHEEKTSPGGSVLVGADSDITPTVSVVMPTMNEEEGIRECIERVKTAVKESGYQTEVIISDDSTDRTPEIARELGAIVVEPDEAGYGYAYRYAFERCRGDYIVIGDADTTYDFEQFPTLLDPVARGDADMVMGSRLEGDIKDGAMPALHQYVGNPLLTKFLNAFYGAGVSDAHSGFRVFRADMLDELNLETTGMEFASEMIMDAGARDMTIEEIPIVYHEREGEATLESFRDGWRHVRFMLLNAPGYLFSIPGTGMGILGAMVLLAAFSGISIGNTTFGIHSAIAGSLLVLVGYQVASLGVFATVASNPIQRPDDPVTDALVDRMNLEQMASIGTVVALGGAVYAGWLVYQWANTGFTQLPMITGDVVAFTAIVIGVQTVFNAFFLSAVATR; this comes from the coding sequence ATGGCATCAAGGGAAATTCAGGAGAATGACCAACAAACACCACCAGTACAGCACGAAGAAAAAACCAGCCCGGGAGGGAGTGTTCTAGTCGGCGCGGACAGCGACATCACACCGACGGTCAGTGTCGTGATGCCGACAATGAACGAAGAGGAAGGCATCCGGGAGTGTATCGAGCGTGTGAAAACCGCGGTCAAAGAGTCCGGATACCAGACTGAAGTCATCATTAGTGATGACTCAACTGACCGCACCCCAGAAATCGCACGTGAGCTGGGAGCGATCGTCGTTGAGCCGGACGAAGCCGGCTACGGGTACGCCTACCGGTACGCCTTCGAGCGCTGCCGCGGCGACTACATCGTCATCGGTGACGCCGACACCACCTACGACTTCGAACAATTCCCCACACTGCTTGACCCTGTCGCACGCGGGGACGCCGATATGGTCATGGGAAGCCGTCTCGAGGGCGACATCAAAGACGGGGCAATGCCCGCTCTCCACCAGTACGTGGGGAATCCCCTGTTGACGAAGTTCCTGAACGCGTTCTACGGTGCCGGTGTCAGCGACGCCCACTCCGGGTTCCGCGTATTCCGTGCCGACATGCTCGACGAACTCAACCTCGAGACGACCGGCATGGAGTTCGCCTCCGAGATGATCATGGACGCCGGCGCCCGCGACATGACCATCGAGGAAATCCCAATTGTCTACCACGAGCGCGAAGGCGAAGCGACGCTCGAGAGTTTCCGTGACGGCTGGCGCCACGTCCGCTTCATGCTACTCAACGCCCCCGGCTACCTCTTCTCCATCCCCGGCACCGGTATGGGAATTCTTGGTGCGATGGTACTGCTGGCTGCCTTCAGTGGCATCTCGATTGGCAACACAACATTCGGCATCCACTCCGCAATCGCTGGGTCGCTCTTGGTACTCGTTGGCTACCAAGTCGCCAGCCTTGGCGTCTTCGCGACGGTCGCCAGCAACCCGATTCAGCGCCCCGACGACCCTGTGACAGATGCACTTGTTGACCGGATGAACCTCGAGCAAATGGCCTCAATTGGGACTGTCGTTGCCCTTGGGGGCGCTGTGTACGCTGGCTGGCTCGTCTACCAGTGGGCAAACACCGGCTTCACCCAACTCCCAATGATCACCGGCGACGTCGTCGCGTTCACCGCCATCGTCATCGGCGTCCAGACAGTCTTCAACGCCTTCTTCCTCAGCGCCGTCGCCACGCGCTGA
- a CDS encoding RNA-guided endonuclease TnpB family protein, translated as MYYAYKYRLKPSDPHREELDRHRDICRQLYNHTLYRLNEYQEKHGELPSMTTLRSELPDLKKWWDGLSDVYSKVLQTVVERLFDNLEGLSALKKNGYGVGQLKWKPPRESRSFTYSQSGFMLDKKGGQTVLSLSKLADIPIRLHRAIPDDATLKQVTVKKEPTGEWFATFGVQMDREPPEPPENPEKCVGIDVGILKYAHDTDGTAVGSLDLSDERDRLEREQRKLSRKQHGSNNYEKQRRCVAECHADLRRKRRDFLHKLSNYYAREYDLVAVEDLNVKGMMESPSNSRNTASAAWRTFLLLLEYKCVREGTHFVAVNPRGTTKECASCGVSTDKPLWVREHSCPACFTNAYSASSHTREAVPALLSGKYPDVAVDSGYHLATESVASTLSDAGYATAGFHSNPFVSRAYGFDEGFDHFDDDLHLGQHKLIALAQRALDKVRNRHYARAEEINERSLEWLDSLDNGESFFLWNHYMDTHGPYEPPSEYATLWADHGLSGRDAQSLYQRAIDDPESITDEERQLLVDLYDAEIRYNDAYIGEFLDALRERGLLAESLVIVTADHGDAFGEHGYYEHPRYLHDEITHVPLFVRPPSGANGTVDAPVSTLDVAETITGSGDGVSLLGDIDDDRRVFSQARGEDDDSRIRRHQLAHPTAKHFACLNDTLRLMHSSTTRRSTPIPTNHGCFASSSTQPVTQRRRLPAD; from the coding sequence ATGTACTACGCCTACAAGTACCGTCTCAAGCCGTCCGACCCCCACCGCGAGGAGTTGGACCGCCACCGAGACATTTGTAGGCAACTCTACAACCACACGCTCTACCGCCTCAACGAGTACCAAGAAAAACACGGCGAACTGCCGTCCATGACCACCCTGCGGTCGGAACTCCCCGACCTCAAGAAGTGGTGGGACGGCCTCTCGGACGTGTACTCGAAGGTCCTCCAAACCGTCGTGGAACGTCTGTTCGACAACCTCGAAGGACTCTCCGCTCTCAAGAAGAACGGCTACGGCGTCGGCCAACTCAAGTGGAAGCCGCCGCGGGAGTCCCGCAGTTTCACGTACAGTCAGTCTGGCTTCATGCTCGACAAGAAGGGCGGTCAGACTGTTCTGTCACTCTCGAAACTCGCGGACATACCGATTCGGCTCCACCGTGCCATCCCCGACGACGCCACGCTCAAGCAGGTCACGGTCAAGAAGGAACCGACGGGCGAGTGGTTCGCCACGTTCGGCGTCCAAATGGACCGTGAACCACCCGAACCGCCTGAGAACCCTGAGAAGTGCGTCGGTATCGACGTGGGAATTCTCAAGTACGCCCACGACACCGACGGCACGGCGGTCGGGTCGCTCGACCTCTCAGACGAACGCGACCGCTTGGAGCGCGAGCAACGGAAGCTCTCGCGCAAACAGCACGGGTCGAACAACTACGAGAAGCAACGACGGTGCGTGGCGGAGTGTCACGCCGACCTCCGACGGAAGCGCCGCGACTTCCTGCACAAACTCTCGAACTACTACGCCCGAGAATACGACCTAGTGGCGGTCGAAGACCTGAACGTGAAGGGGATGATGGAGTCGCCGTCGAACAGCCGAAACACCGCGTCCGCCGCGTGGCGAACGTTCCTCTTGTTGCTCGAATACAAGTGTGTGCGCGAAGGGACGCACTTCGTCGCGGTCAACCCGAGAGGGACGACCAAGGAGTGCGCGTCGTGCGGTGTCTCAACCGACAAACCGCTGTGGGTCCGTGAACACTCCTGTCCCGCCTGCTTTACGAACGCGTACAGCGCGAGCTCGCACACGCGAGAGGCAGTACCGGCGCTACTCTCGGGAAAGTATCCGGACGTTGCCGTAGATTCGGGGTATCACCTGGCGACGGAGTCGGTCGCGTCAACGCTTTCTGACGCAGGGTACGCGACGGCGGGGTTCCATTCAAATCCGTTTGTGTCGCGAGCGTACGGTTTCGACGAGGGGTTCGACCACTTCGACGACGATCTACACTTGGGCCAGCACAAGCTGATTGCGCTGGCGCAGCGTGCGCTGGACAAGGTCCGAAATCGGCATTACGCGCGTGCCGAGGAGATCAACGAGCGGTCCCTCGAGTGGCTGGACTCGCTGGACAACGGTGAGTCGTTCTTCCTGTGGAACCACTACATGGACACCCACGGCCCCTACGAGCCGCCGAGCGAGTACGCAACGCTGTGGGCAGACCACGGGCTCAGTGGTCGGGACGCCCAATCGCTGTACCAGCGCGCCATCGACGACCCCGAGTCGATTACCGACGAGGAACGACAGCTGCTTGTGGATCTCTACGACGCGGAGATCCGGTACAACGACGCGTATATTGGAGAATTCCTCGACGCGCTTCGGGAGCGTGGGCTGTTGGCGGAGTCGCTGGTGATCGTGACGGCCGACCACGGCGACGCGTTCGGCGAACACGGCTACTACGAGCACCCCCGCTACCTGCACGACGAAATTACGCACGTGCCACTGTTCGTCCGGCCGCCTAGTGGAGCGAACGGGACAGTGGACGCGCCTGTGAGCACGCTCGATGTCGCCGAGACGATTACGGGCAGCGGCGACGGTGTATCACTGTTAGGTGATATTGACGACGACCGGCGCGTGTTCTCGCAAGCCCGCGGCGAAGACGACGACAGCCGGATTCGCCGCCATCAACTGGCCCACCCGACCGCCAAACACTTCGCCTGCTTGAACGACACCTTGCGGCTGATGCACTCGTCGACGACACGTCGTTCGACCCCGATCCCCACGAACCACGGCTGCTTCGCGTCCAGTTCGACACAGCCAGTTACCCAGCGTCGACGACTGCCGGCCGACTAG
- the tnpA gene encoding IS200/IS605-like element ISHmu6 family transposase has protein sequence MEYDLDSGAHSTFSLHYHLILTTKYRRGVLTEERTQFIHEVISGFTDNYGVELTNLDGEDDHVHILFRAKPTTDLVKFINTVKGATARRIRNEYADELKTELWGDSFWNDSYCLISTGQVSLDVLKQYVEDQRE, from the coding sequence ATGGAGTACGACCTCGACTCGGGAGCGCACTCGACGTTTTCCCTGCACTACCACCTGATACTCACCACGAAGTATCGGCGCGGAGTGCTAACCGAGGAGCGAACCCAATTCATTCACGAGGTCATCAGCGGGTTCACGGACAACTACGGTGTCGAACTGACGAACCTCGACGGCGAGGACGACCACGTACACATCCTGTTCCGAGCGAAGCCAACCACAGACCTCGTGAAGTTCATCAACACGGTCAAGGGCGCAACCGCTCGCCGTATCCGCAACGAGTACGCGGACGAACTCAAAACCGAACTGTGGGGCGACTCGTTCTGGAACGACTCGTACTGCCTCATCTCGACGGGGCAGGTGTCGCTGGATGTGCTGAAACAGTACGTCGAAGACCAACGCGAGTAG
- a CDS encoding DUF7567 family protein: protein MSLEVIDRHSEALFEFLWCPVCGHEVFSHIPFEGVFCKNCNTQVELQESRETRGYEEAVLACFDTHSTWNLHVDEKLRRDLPDGSARVKILGAPGAYEVDWWSPAPGDDWQPVERGEFDDVDEPAEISHLA from the coding sequence ATGAGTCTGGAAGTCATCGACCGTCACAGCGAAGCACTGTTCGAGTTCCTCTGGTGTCCGGTCTGCGGGCACGAGGTATTCAGTCACATTCCCTTCGAAGGAGTGTTCTGCAAGAACTGCAACACCCAGGTCGAACTCCAGGAATCCCGAGAGACGCGCGGCTACGAGGAGGCCGTCCTCGCCTGCTTCGACACCCACTCAACGTGGAACCTCCACGTCGACGAGAAGCTCCGTCGCGACCTACCCGATGGGTCGGCACGGGTGAAGATCCTCGGCGCACCGGGTGCCTACGAGGTCGACTGGTGGAGTCCGGCACCCGGCGATGACTGGCAGCCGGTCGAACGAGGCGAATTCGACGATGTCGACGAACCAGCCGAGATCTCCCATCTCGCGTAG
- a CDS encoding DUF6166 domain-containing protein, translated as MSRFSDKHSIEQVHPASDCDIAYVGYRQSGQAIVEKRPGQERLTPERSLALVNHSPSGFEWGYGGSGPAQLALALLLDYTGDETFALDHYQAFKTEVVSQLDCDGSAGSWRLTGPEIDAVLHETPGEPAAPSI; from the coding sequence ATGAGTAGATTTAGCGACAAACACTCGATTGAACAGGTACACCCAGCGAGCGATTGCGACATCGCCTACGTCGGGTATCGGCAGAGCGGGCAGGCTATCGTTGAGAAACGTCCCGGCCAAGAACGGCTCACGCCAGAACGGAGTCTCGCGCTGGTGAATCACAGTCCCTCGGGATTCGAATGGGGATATGGTGGTAGTGGTCCGGCGCAACTCGCGCTCGCACTCCTCCTCGACTACACGGGAGACGAGACGTTCGCCCTCGACCACTACCAGGCGTTCAAAACCGAGGTCGTGAGCCAGCTGGACTGTGATGGGTCTGCTGGAAGCTGGCGACTCACTGGGCCCGAGATCGACGCAGTCCTTCACGAAACACCCGGCGAGCCGGCCGCACCGTCCATCTAA
- a CDS encoding DUF7389 domain-containing protein, translating to MSEQTQPSRADGESAETSEQATRTEYVERSDVGVSLTVKLTRGTGTRDQDKIVAKAKGKTLEDAREDMEILREYIHDLAEDARQIQPGEEDG from the coding sequence ATGTCAGAACAGACCCAACCATCTCGTGCGGATGGCGAATCGGCCGAAACCAGTGAACAGGCGACACGAACGGAATACGTCGAACGTAGTGACGTCGGCGTCTCCCTCACCGTGAAGCTTACTCGCGGGACTGGCACCCGCGATCAGGACAAAATCGTGGCCAAAGCGAAAGGCAAGACCCTCGAAGACGCTCGCGAGGACATGGAGATTCTTCGGGAGTACATCCATGATCTCGCTGAGGACGCCCGCCAGATCCAACCCGGGGAAGAAGACGGGTAA
- a CDS encoding DUF6166 domain-containing protein, translating into METNSTTDPRAVVQDTDERCQASTDRVEYVGMRVDGTPVVLNLTAHERLSPDQSLGLVRHSPAGFDWGYVGSGPAQLACALLLDYTDDETVVQQHYIQFRNDVVSQLVCAGPADCWHLTGEDIEAALAEFEEDRALTPDGGTSPSSLPANWSAVSRTDRRVFQRRDIDHYVVLAEGSEEWLIILCAQGDRAYPAPLDHRTLPVENDPASAVQALVAESNDLVEPEEDI; encoded by the coding sequence ATGGAGACGAATTCGACTACCGACCCACGAGCAGTCGTACAGGATACGGATGAGCGATGTCAGGCGAGTACAGACCGCGTCGAGTACGTCGGGATGCGTGTCGACGGAACGCCAGTTGTCCTGAACCTCACCGCACACGAACGCCTCTCCCCCGATCAAAGTCTCGGTCTCGTGCGGCATAGCCCAGCGGGATTCGACTGGGGCTACGTCGGGAGCGGACCGGCACAGCTCGCCTGTGCGCTCCTCCTCGATTATACCGACGACGAAACCGTCGTCCAGCAACACTACATCCAGTTCCGCAACGACGTGGTCAGTCAGTTGGTGTGTGCTGGCCCGGCCGACTGCTGGCATCTCACCGGGGAGGATATCGAGGCGGCACTCGCCGAATTCGAAGAGGACCGAGCACTCACGCCAGATGGTGGGACGTCGCCATCGTCACTGCCGGCGAATTGGAGTGCGGTGAGCCGGACAGATCGGAGAGTCTTCCAACGTCGGGATATCGACCACTACGTCGTCCTCGCCGAAGGGAGCGAGGAGTGGTTGATCATACTTTGCGCGCAGGGCGACCGGGCGTATCCCGCCCCGCTTGACCATCGAACACTTCCGGTCGAGAACGATCCTGCTTCAGCCGTGCAGGCACTCGTCGCTGAGAGTAACGATCTCGTCGAGCCAGAGGAGGACATCTGA
- a CDS encoding DUF6610 family protein produces MSLEISPNSTEREIAAARQADVVAFLHRAPFALDAYRLGFLPGFREDCGYQQTQYQNLNIPVGMLDNDFRNPDLDRYISRFFEYEPTVGVIGDVYEGDDVDEYVAAAREIQASYPDAELVIVPKCREVIDTIPNDLVLGYSRGYADRLAHEFSEPTDWRGRRVHILGGSPPKQWDVIQQLTRPTLTDDPPADIVGLDWNGLHRGAQFGEFWTADGWDDSGRDASHVTVRKTVRHSLARIKAFWQSHGVWPDSTPHSDILEIEYEGPSPTDLNSAACTECEANVWTTQRGPFIAEYDTGVLCGYCSYECYFSHRHRNNLEEIAGEQSVYIPPA; encoded by the coding sequence ATGTCGCTCGAAATCAGTCCCAACAGCACTGAACGCGAGATTGCCGCTGCCAGACAAGCCGACGTCGTGGCGTTCCTTCATCGAGCACCGTTCGCTCTGGACGCGTATCGGCTCGGATTCCTGCCTGGATTCCGAGAAGATTGTGGGTACCAGCAGACCCAGTATCAGAACCTGAACATCCCCGTCGGGATGTTGGATAACGATTTTCGGAATCCCGATCTAGATCGATACATCTCCCGATTTTTCGAATACGAACCCACGGTTGGCGTGATCGGAGATGTGTACGAGGGAGACGACGTCGACGAGTACGTGGCTGCTGCCCGCGAGATTCAGGCGAGTTATCCCGACGCAGAACTCGTCATCGTCCCAAAGTGCCGCGAGGTGATCGACACGATCCCGAACGACCTTGTGCTCGGCTACTCGCGGGGGTATGCCGACCGATTGGCGCATGAGTTCTCCGAGCCGACCGACTGGCGTGGCCGCCGTGTGCATATCCTCGGTGGCAGCCCACCGAAACAGTGGGACGTTATCCAGCAGCTGACCCGACCGACACTAACCGACGACCCACCGGCCGACATCGTCGGCCTCGATTGGAACGGGCTGCATCGCGGCGCGCAGTTCGGGGAGTTCTGGACAGCTGATGGGTGGGATGATAGCGGACGTGACGCCTCCCACGTCACAGTTCGGAAGACAGTCCGACACAGTCTCGCCCGCATCAAGGCATTCTGGCAGTCCCACGGCGTCTGGCCCGACTCAACGCCACATAGCGACATCCTCGAAATCGAGTACGAGGGCCCGTCACCAACCGATCTCAATAGTGCTGCGTGTACCGAATGCGAAGCGAACGTCTGGACGACTCAGCGCGGTCCCTTCATCGCTGAGTATGATACCGGCGTGCTCTGTGGCTACTGCAGCTACGAGTGCTACTTCTCACATCGCCATCGGAACAACCTGGAGGAGATCGCCGGCGAGCAGAGCGTGTACATTCCACCGGCGTGA
- a CDS encoding ArdC-like ssDNA-binding domain-containing protein, with protein MMTASESGVSFEETDTRHDEMHSTIEDWIDELVADVDEAKVSQQFQEWLDVQSRFHDYSHRNTLLIKLQCPEATRVAGYNTWRSEFDRHVQEGEQAIWIWAPIITKQCPECENSPSYHEQSDCDYDETPPEEWSKGLVGFKPTAVFDVSQTEGEPLPELETEAAGDADDLVPALLDAAATLDIDVRVVDAAEWEHGDAKGVCKHRTLHEGQPVVEAKARSNQADLAVTLVHEYAHALLHFDGDDEPERAKREVEAEAVAYIVGRYFNLDTSGSAFYLAAWQDDDAESIQERLGRISSTAQEIIDTVVEG; from the coding sequence ATGATGACAGCTAGTGAATCGGGGGTCTCGTTCGAGGAGACCGACACCCGACACGACGAGATGCACAGTACCATCGAAGACTGGATCGACGAGCTCGTCGCAGACGTCGACGAGGCCAAAGTCAGCCAGCAGTTCCAGGAGTGGCTCGATGTCCAGTCCCGATTCCACGACTACTCCCATCGCAACACCCTCTTGATCAAGCTCCAGTGTCCCGAGGCAACCCGCGTGGCGGGCTACAATACGTGGAGGTCGGAGTTCGACCGGCACGTCCAAGAGGGCGAACAGGCGATCTGGATCTGGGCACCCATTATTACGAAACAGTGCCCGGAGTGCGAGAACTCACCGAGCTACCACGAGCAAAGCGACTGTGACTACGACGAGACACCGCCCGAGGAGTGGTCTAAAGGACTGGTTGGATTCAAACCAACGGCAGTCTTCGATGTGTCTCAAACCGAGGGCGAACCGCTACCCGAGCTGGAAACCGAGGCAGCTGGTGACGCCGACGACCTGGTGCCAGCGCTCCTTGATGCGGCAGCTACGCTCGATATCGACGTCCGTGTCGTCGACGCTGCTGAGTGGGAGCATGGCGACGCGAAAGGCGTCTGCAAACACCGGACTCTCCACGAGGGCCAGCCCGTCGTCGAAGCGAAAGCCCGCTCAAATCAGGCCGATCTCGCGGTGACATTGGTTCACGAGTACGCCCACGCGCTGCTTCATTTCGATGGCGACGACGAGCCCGAGCGCGCAAAACGCGAGGTCGAAGCGGAAGCCGTTGCGTACATCGTCGGGCGGTATTTCAACCTGGATACGAGCGGGTCAGCGTTCTATCTTGCCGCGTGGCAGGACGACGATGCGGAGAGCATTCAGGAGCGTCTCGGTCGGATCAGTTCGACCGCTCAAGAGATCATCGACACAGTTGTAGAGGGCTGA
- a CDS encoding nucleotidyltransferase domain-containing protein — protein MSLGEREDELLDTLETVIDADLPYVLVGGWAIAAFNQRFTTDVDVVIPAQSVDDYTDLLTDRGYEKTADVERNELYEGRTIRFTKDIGNPVQFDAMVDALGCRQTEAEWSYRYLTQHSVTQELRTGRPVTARIPERELLFAVKLHSGRKADSRDLVVLAAGADFDRIATHLHRGESEKLAGRIETVLDRLTSGDFADAFKGVFEQQTVPEQDIDAVVEFLRDQQRRIDSER, from the coding sequence ATGAGCCTCGGCGAACGCGAAGACGAGCTGCTGGACACCCTAGAGACAGTCATTGACGCTGACCTGCCGTACGTGCTCGTCGGTGGGTGGGCGATTGCGGCGTTCAATCAGCGCTTCACCACGGACGTCGATGTCGTCATTCCGGCGCAATCGGTCGACGACTACACGGACCTTCTCACCGACCGCGGCTACGAGAAAACGGCCGATGTCGAGCGAAACGAACTCTACGAGGGCCGGACTATCCGGTTTACGAAAGATATCGGGAATCCGGTTCAGTTCGACGCAATGGTCGACGCGTTGGGCTGTCGCCAGACGGAAGCTGAATGGTCGTATCGCTATCTGACCCAGCACTCTGTCACCCAGGAACTGCGAACCGGGCGCCCGGTAACAGCCAGGATTCCGGAACGGGAGTTGCTGTTTGCCGTGAAACTTCACAGTGGCCGCAAGGCAGACTCTCGGGATCTGGTGGTGCTGGCTGCTGGCGCGGATTTCGACCGGATCGCGACTCATCTGCATCGCGGGGAGTCCGAGAAGCTTGCTGGTCGCATCGAGACTGTCCTCGACCGACTCACATCGGGGGATTTCGCGGACGCATTCAAAGGAGTCTTTGAACAGCAAACGGTTCCCGAACAGGATATCGATGCCGTCGTTGAGTTCCTTCGTGACCAGCAGCGCCGAATCGATTCTGAACGATAA
- a CDS encoding helix-turn-helix domain-containing protein has protein sequence MEYVDETAAKIMVAARPGDSIRRIAQKIDGSYSWVYDWIERLEDAGFIRREDGVYIENYAVRDRYYDLVAAISRAVPPSIDDGYVIPHFAGMPFAYTKIDGVYVWTHGGYQIARGHDDYPIFIQVADQDVEQWTAFFDEFGIPSRIEERPDASDYDATVSYVLFSTSGEITREWVDGNPVIPLDETIEHMLEYRVNYEPALEMIADEYDRDIDASHEDPRLNA, from the coding sequence ATGGAGTACGTCGACGAGACCGCGGCGAAGATCATGGTCGCGGCCCGGCCGGGCGACTCGATTCGTCGGATCGCCCAGAAGATCGACGGCTCCTACTCGTGGGTCTACGACTGGATCGAGCGGTTGGAGGACGCAGGCTTCATCCGGCGCGAGGACGGCGTCTACATCGAGAATTACGCTGTCAGGGATCGCTACTACGATCTCGTCGCGGCCATCTCTCGCGCTGTTCCCCCCTCAATCGACGACGGCTACGTCATTCCGCACTTCGCCGGGATGCCCTTTGCGTACACGAAAATCGACGGCGTCTACGTCTGGACCCACGGCGGCTATCAGATCGCCCGCGGCCACGACGACTACCCGATCTTCATACAGGTCGCCGATCAGGACGTCGAACAGTGGACGGCGTTCTTTGATGAGTTCGGGATTCCGAGCCGGATTGAAGAGCGGCCGGATGCGAGCGACTACGACGCGACCGTCTCGTACGTGTTGTTCTCGACGAGTGGGGAGATCACTCGCGAGTGGGTCGACGGCAATCCGGTCATTCCGTTGGACGAGACGATTGAGCACATGTTGGAGTACCGGGTGAACTACGAGCCAGCGTTGGAGATGATCGCCGACGAGTACGATCGTGATATCGACGCGTCCCACGAGGATCCGCGTCTCAATGCATGA